In Pocillopora verrucosa isolate sample1 chromosome 13, ASM3666991v2, whole genome shotgun sequence, one genomic interval encodes:
- the LOC136277602 gene encoding QRFP-like peptide receptor, with protein MFPNLSLKLNGSHALVRTSSCFDPSAKKIGETFALCLSFVVSLGGNIVIGIIVNRTKNMRRPINFFIVNMAMSDLLFSIILLPLNVTKRFLDSWTIGGSLGQTLCKLVVFLPYVSVTVSFQSMVLIAVDRFLAVLFPLRSPFISSKLCLILILATWIIGMITCTPFLFESTVLYDSHRTQTCNVWVNSAFGVYSVSVFSILTFVTLSFITMLYIVMYSRIKSERIPGEHSVDIQRQRVKREQNLLKLSMTIVIAFTFCWLPHNIILLLPYLHKSNLSVSCVFSSFAAAARVLAQFSCAINPCVCLFFSRNYSRGLKNFIRCANHELGGNQFAP; from the coding sequence ATGTTCCCAAACTTGAGTTTAAAACTGAATGGTTCCCATGCTTTGGTGAGGACATCGAGCTGTTTCGATCCTTcggcaaaaaaaattggtgagACTTTCGCTCTTTGCCTATCATTTGTTGTTTCATTGGGTGGTAACATCGTTATCGGTATAATTGTCAACAGGACGAAAAACATGAGAAGAccaatcaattttttcattgtcaacATGGCCATGTCTGATCTGCTCTTTTCGATTATCCTGTTACCGCTCAATGTAACCAAAAGATTTTTGGACTCCTGGACGATCGGTGGTTCTCTTGGCCAAACCTTGTGTAAGCTGGTTGTCTTTTTACCATATGTCTCTGTAACTGTGTCCTTTCAAAGTATGGTTCTAATAGCAGTGGATCGTTTTCTAGCTGTGTTATTTCCTCTCCGATCACCTTTCATCAGCTCAAAGCTCTGCTTAATTCTTATTTTAGCCACTTGGATTATTGGGATGATAACGTGCACTCCATTTCTCTTCGAGTCTACAGTTCTCTATGACTCGCATAGAACACAAACTTGTAACGTTtgggtgaatagtgcttttgGTGTTTACTCAGTTTCAGTTTTCAGTATCCTAACTTTCGTGACTTTGAGTTTTATCACCATGCTCTACATTGTCATGTATTCGAGGATCAAATCGGAGAGGATTCCTGGAGAACACTCGGTGGACATCCAAAGgcaaagagttaaaagagaGCAAAACTTGCTTAAGTTGAGCATGACTATTGTCATAGCCTTTACATTTTGCTGGCTGCCACACAATATTATCCTGTTACTCCCCTACCTCCATAAATCCAATTTATCCGTTTCCTGTGTCTTCAGTAGCTTTGCAGCTGCCGCGAGAGTTCTAGCTCAGTTCAGTTGCGCCATAAATCCATGCGTATGCTTGTTTTTCAGTAGAAATTATTCTAGGGGACTGAAGAACTTTATCAGGTGTGCTAACCACGAACTTGGAGGAAATCAGTTCGCCCCATAG
- the LOC131770152 gene encoding uncharacterized protein has translation MLFRSLVRATDRVQRISMDPRFWLVIAFFTSWIRARKVDGQCHTTEYSVKGMYLRGHTFKNVQVGLHESCHFKCTEEVTCQSYNFVIGQNICELNNRTKEARPEDFLPDKTRYYMRRLTNRVSLGSIPQLPAESCSEIIASEGGAVEYKKYWIHSDGKNGSIEAYCEGGWQKVNGKDPVCFGTKGNMYGSINITKTGHLRTMKLIHKNGSLHCNSETSPSFWGCTFASYGKKLSTIITDTGKNIVLPPVEDLEGFPASKLHGCSTKKHFYSLGETSHNSTVLVFRNLSSPLSVSRNQELQIWYGQDLKDCSERQNSGSACVDVYAWYA, from the exons ATGCTGTTTCGTTCTCTGGTAAGAGCAACAGACCGTGTTCAACGAATCTCTATGGACCCCAGGTTCTGGTTGGTAATCGCCTTTTTCACTTCTTGGATTCGTGCGCGTAAAGTTGATGGGCAATGTCACACAACGGAGTACTCTGTCAAAGGAATGTATCTTCGAGGTCACACATTCAAAAACGTACAAGTTGGACTGCACGAGTCCTGCCACTTCAAGTGCACCGAAGAAGTCACATGTCAGAGCTACAACTTCGTCATTGGTCAAAACATTTGTGAGCTAAACAATCGTACAAAAGAAGCAAGACCTGAAGATTTTTTGCCAGACAAGACGAGATACTACATGAGACGTCTCACTAACAGAG TATCCCTGGGATCCATCCCACAGCTTCCAGCTGAATCATGCAGTGAGATCATAGCCAGTGAAGGAGGTGCGGTGGAATACAAGAAATACTGGATACACTCCGATGGGAAGAATGGGTCAATTGAGGCTTACTGTGAAG GTGGCTGGCAGAAGGTAAATGGCAAAGATCCAGTCTGCTTTGGAACCAAAGGCAACATGTACGGTTCCATCAACATCACGAAAACTGGACACCTCAGGACAATGAAGCTCATTCACAAAAATGGATCGCTACATTGCAATTCAGAAACGAGTCCATCTTTCTGGGGCTGCACCTTCGCATCATATGGCAAAAAACTGTCAACAATTATAACAGATACCGGAAAAAATATCGTTCTACCTCCCGTCGAAGACTTAGAAGGTTTTCCTGCCTCAAAACTTCACGGGTGTAGCACCAAGAAACACTTCTACAGTCTTGGTGAGACTAGCCACAATTCTACAGTGCTAGTTTTCCGTAACCTTTCCAGTCCATTGTCTGTGTCTCGAAATCAAGAGTTGCAGATATGGTATGGGCAGGATTTGAAAGACTGTTCGGAAAGACAGAACAGTGGTTCAGCTTGTGTTGATGTGTATGCATGGTACGCGTAA